The Qingrenia yutianensis genome includes a window with the following:
- a CDS encoding DAK2 domain-containing protein: MVKKIDGTLFADMIISGANNLCNQKSIVDNLNVFPVPDGDTGTNMSLTISAAVKEIAANREKSVLDISKIMASATLRGARGNSGVILSQLMRGINKGLTGADADFEGVAAAFKSAADTAYRAVMKPTEGTILTVARETAEAAEKYAKDGLDAVEFFEKIVNSANESLAKTQFILPQLKQAGVVDAGGKGLVCILEGALAFLKTGEIVALDERETPLKTQSTPKDVQADIKFQYCTEFLINKKAKNVDVFKFKSTIEYYGDCMLVIDDDDVVKVHIHTNTPNLVIGEALRLGELINIKIDNMRYQHDEKVITKEDKKNAEKEIGFVCVAAGAGIKKTFFDLGVDHIIEGGQTMNPSTEDILSAIDLVNAKNVFVFPNNKNIILAAEQAKELSDRNVIVIPTKSIPQAVSALLAYDEDLPVEDNEDVMCEVIDGVKSVQITTAVRDTNLDGNDIKTGDILGIVDGKIKIVGKKDEDVLISSLAEIVDSDTGIITVFCGEEVPDKAGEKLKAKLEKKFSDCDVTVMRGEQPIYSYIASAE, encoded by the coding sequence ATGGTTAAGAAAATTGACGGCACACTGTTTGCCGATATGATAATTTCAGGCGCCAACAATCTTTGCAATCAGAAAAGCATTGTTGACAACCTTAACGTTTTTCCCGTTCCCGACGGTGATACGGGCACAAATATGTCGCTTACGATTTCCGCGGCGGTCAAAGAGATTGCGGCGAACCGCGAAAAGAGTGTTTTGGATATTTCCAAAATCATGGCGTCGGCGACGCTTCGCGGTGCAAGAGGAAATTCGGGCGTAATTTTATCACAGCTTATGCGCGGAATAAACAAAGGTCTGACGGGCGCGGACGCTGATTTTGAGGGCGTTGCGGCGGCGTTTAAATCGGCGGCGGACACCGCTTACCGCGCGGTTATGAAACCGACGGAGGGCACAATTCTCACCGTTGCGCGCGAAACTGCGGAGGCGGCGGAAAAATACGCGAAAGACGGTCTTGACGCGGTTGAATTTTTTGAAAAAATCGTAAATTCGGCGAATGAGTCGCTTGCAAAAACACAGTTTATCCTCCCCCAGCTCAAGCAGGCAGGTGTTGTAGATGCAGGCGGAAAAGGTCTTGTGTGCATTTTGGAGGGCGCGCTCGCGTTTCTCAAAACGGGTGAAATCGTTGCGCTTGACGAAAGAGAAACACCGCTTAAAACGCAAAGCACGCCGAAAGACGTTCAGGCGGATATAAAATTCCAGTACTGCACGGAATTTTTGATTAACAAAAAGGCTAAAAACGTTGATGTATTCAAGTTTAAATCGACAATCGAATACTACGGCGACTGTATGCTTGTTATAGATGACGACGACGTGGTGAAAGTGCATATTCACACAAACACGCCGAACCTTGTTATCGGCGAGGCGCTCCGTCTGGGCGAACTTATCAACATTAAAATCGACAATATGCGCTATCAGCACGACGAAAAGGTTATCACCAAAGAGGACAAAAAGAATGCCGAAAAGGAAATCGGCTTTGTTTGCGTTGCGGCGGGCGCCGGAATTAAAAAGACATTTTTCGACCTCGGCGTTGACCACATTATTGAGGGCGGTCAGACTATGAACCCCAGCACAGAGGACATTTTGTCCGCTATTGATTTGGTGAATGCGAAAAACGTTTTTGTGTTCCCAAACAACAAAAACATCATTCTTGCGGCGGAACAGGCGAAGGAACTTTCTGACAGAAACGTTATCGTAATTCCGACAAAAAGTATTCCGCAGGCGGTTTCCGCGCTTCTTGCATACGACGAGGATTTGCCGGTTGAGGACAACGAGGACGTTATGTGTGAGGTTATTGACGGCGTGAAGTCGGTGCAGATTACAACCGCGGTGCGCGACACAAACCTTGACGGAAACGACATCAAAACAGGCGACATTTTGGGCATTGTTGACGGAAAAATTAAAATTGTCGGCAAAAAGGACGAGGATGTTTTGATTTCGTCGCTTGCGGAAATCGTTGACAGTGACACAGGAATCATCACCGTTTTCTGCGGTGAAGAAGTGCCCGACAAGGCAGGCGAAAAATTGAAAGCAAAACTTGAAAAGAAATTCTCCGACTGCGACGTTACCGTTATGCGCGGCGAACAGCCGATTTATTCGTATATCGCGTCGGCGGAATAG